From the genome of Cedecea lapagei, one region includes:
- a CDS encoding tyrosine-type recombinase/integrase: protein MPKLTDMQIRAWIKAGERFEGRADGGGLYLRYRQVDQSPSWRFRYKFAGKQRAMVIGSYAELSLSKARDTAKELAARVALGYDVAGEKQERKAEALSKMEAEKNAMRVSQLAAEYFERQILPRWKHPDILRRRIDKDINPCIGNMKVEDVKPRHIDDMLKAIVDRGAPTIATDVLRWTRRIFDYGIKRHALEINPCSAFEVSDAGGKEVARDRWLSRDELIKLFQAMRTAKGFSRQNELTFKLLLALCVRKMELCAARWEEFDLDKGIWHLPEERSKNGDAIDIPLPRPAIEWLRELHTFSCNSAWVLPARKMQNRMIPHIQESTLPVALAKVRAEMPEVSNFTIHDFRRTARSHLAALGVDPVVAERCLNHKIKGVEGIYNRHQYFDERRAALEQWANLLVALDAGEQYNVTPIKLAK from the coding sequence ATGCCAAAACTAACAGACATGCAGATCCGCGCATGGATAAAGGCCGGAGAGCGTTTCGAAGGACGCGCAGACGGTGGCGGCCTATACCTCAGATACAGGCAGGTAGACCAATCCCCAAGCTGGCGATTCCGCTATAAGTTCGCTGGCAAGCAACGGGCTATGGTTATTGGCTCCTATGCAGAGCTATCGCTATCAAAGGCCAGAGACACAGCCAAAGAATTAGCCGCACGTGTTGCGCTTGGTTATGACGTGGCCGGAGAGAAGCAGGAACGGAAAGCAGAAGCGTTGTCGAAAATGGAAGCAGAAAAAAACGCTATGCGTGTTTCACAGCTTGCCGCTGAATACTTTGAACGCCAGATCCTGCCCCGCTGGAAACACCCGGACATACTCCGTAGACGAATCGACAAGGATATAAACCCCTGTATTGGCAACATGAAGGTAGAGGATGTAAAGCCCCGCCATATCGACGATATGCTAAAAGCGATTGTTGACCGTGGAGCGCCTACCATAGCAACGGATGTTCTACGCTGGACGCGCCGCATATTCGATTACGGTATCAAACGGCACGCTCTGGAGATTAACCCCTGCTCAGCGTTTGAGGTTTCCGACGCTGGAGGGAAAGAGGTTGCCCGTGATAGATGGTTGAGCCGCGACGAACTTATAAAACTATTTCAGGCCATGCGCACCGCCAAAGGGTTCAGCCGCCAGAACGAGCTTACATTCAAGCTACTGTTAGCCTTGTGCGTTCGAAAAATGGAATTGTGCGCCGCTCGCTGGGAAGAGTTCGACCTTGATAAGGGTATATGGCATCTGCCGGAAGAACGCAGCAAAAACGGGGACGCGATAGACATACCCTTGCCACGCCCTGCCATTGAGTGGTTGAGAGAGCTACATACATTCTCATGCAATAGCGCCTGGGTATTGCCAGCCAGAAAGATGCAAAACAGGATGATTCCCCATATTCAGGAAAGCACCCTACCCGTTGCGCTGGCAAAGGTTAGGGCAGAAATGCCAGAGGTGAGCAACTTCACTATTCACGACTTCCGGCGTACAGCCCGCAGCCACTTAGCGGCGCTTGGTGTTGATCCGGTAGTAGCTGAAAGGTGCCTTAACCACAAAATAAAAGGAGTGGAAGGGATTTATAACCGGCACCAGTATTTTGATGAACGCAGGGCAGCACTTGAACAGTGGGCTAATCTGCTGGTGGCACTAGACGCCGGGGAACAGTACAACGTGACACCCATCAAATTGGCTAAATAA
- a CDS encoding helix-turn-helix transcriptional regulator, producing MNTETIPAKGYIRRFRLAELLGVSVSTIDRKVRNGSLPRPVKLGEKITAFDAVEIHSWLAERRGKVA from the coding sequence ATGAACACAGAAACAATACCCGCCAAAGGTTACATCAGACGCTTTCGCCTAGCTGAATTGCTGGGCGTTAGCGTTTCCACTATTGACCGAAAAGTACGCAACGGCTCACTGCCGCGCCCGGTAAAGTTGGGCGAGAAGATCACTGCTTTTGATGCGGTAGAGATTCATAGCTGGCTGGCAGAACGTCGCGGGAAGGTGGCTTAA
- a CDS encoding antA/AntB antirepressor family protein, with protein MNIEKSRFNSEAAPQPAASQGANINNDFAAIVPVISGQIGGRETNIASARALHTALGVGRDFTNWIKGRIDQYGFIAGTDFIRVENLSTPKRASTKTRQQVEHDYLLSLNMAKELAMVERNEQGRAVRRYFIQCEEALQRSVPEIAAQYRRQLKARISAANNFKPMCEALDAARAEQGKQTQQRHYSNESNMIARIVLGGLTSKQWAQTNGIVGEPRDSMNAGQLEHLAYLESTNITLIDMGMAYDQRKAELTRLSQRWLAKRLEVH; from the coding sequence ATGAATATCGAAAAAAGCCGATTCAATTCGGAGGCCGCCCCTCAACCTGCAGCCAGCCAGGGCGCAAATATCAATAACGACTTTGCCGCTATCGTTCCCGTTATTTCCGGTCAGATTGGCGGGCGTGAAACCAATATTGCGAGTGCGAGGGCATTACATACAGCGCTGGGTGTTGGGCGTGACTTTACGAACTGGATTAAAGGCCGCATTGACCAATACGGGTTTATTGCCGGAACCGATTTTATCCGTGTTGAAAATTTGAGCACGCCAAAACGGGCGAGCACAAAAACTCGCCAACAGGTTGAACATGACTATCTGCTTTCCCTGAATATGGCTAAAGAACTGGCGATGGTTGAGCGCAACGAGCAAGGCCGCGCCGTTCGCCGGTACTTCATCCAATGCGAAGAAGCACTACAGCGCAGTGTGCCGGAGATTGCCGCACAGTACCGCCGCCAGCTTAAAGCCCGCATCAGTGCGGCGAACAACTTTAAGCCAATGTGCGAAGCACTCGACGCCGCCCGAGCAGAGCAAGGCAAACAGACCCAGCAGCGCCACTACAGCAACGAGAGCAACATGATTGCCCGTATCGTGCTGGGCGGGCTGACTTCCAAACAGTGGGCGCAGACTAACGGCATTGTGGGCGAGCCGCGCGACAGCATGAACGCCGGGCAACTGGAACACCTCGCCTATCTGGAAAGCACCAATATCACGCTCATTGATATGGGTATGGCCTACGACCAGCGCAAAGCTGAACTAACCCGCCTTTCTCAGCGCTGGCTGGCTAAGCGTCTGGAGGTTCACTAA
- a CDS encoding DUF4222 domain-containing protein, with translation MDAHGALVTVESVTCNRVTFYRDGYHSPCVQQLERFTREFQEVSQ, from the coding sequence ATGGACGCACACGGCGCATTGGTTACGGTTGAGAGCGTTACGTGCAATCGAGTGACGTTCTACCGCGATGGGTATCACTCACCATGTGTACAGCAGCTGGAGCGTTTTACTAGGGAGTTCCAGGAGGTGTCGCAATGA
- a CDS encoding YlcI/YnfO family protein: protein MATGHRNNKSAYKGIRFPYDMVESIDSSIENEKKENPNANFSAWVLDACGRKLKAEQRKKVKDDPKI, encoded by the coding sequence ATGGCAACAGGACACAGAAACAATAAGTCTGCGTACAAAGGCATTCGATTCCCGTATGACATGGTCGAGTCAATAGACAGCAGCATAGAGAATGAAAAGAAAGAAAATCCTAATGCTAACTTCTCCGCATGGGTGCTCGACGCCTGCGGGCGTAAGCTAAAAGCTGAGCAGCGCAAAAAAGTGAAGGATGATCCGAAGATCTGA
- a CDS encoding host cell division inhibitor Icd-like protein, producing MKEHITHPQGRQSYTWRFLALSAIGRNVIHITATTEREAREQSPAGCVMVFAGRIRQEVRHA from the coding sequence ATGAAAGAGCATATCACACACCCGCAAGGGCGGCAGTCCTACACCTGGCGTTTTCTGGCGCTAAGCGCCATCGGGCGCAACGTCATTCACATCACCGCCACCACTGAACGCGAAGCCCGCGAGCAATCCCCGGCTGGCTGCGTGATGGTATTCGCTGGCCGAATCCGTCAGGAGGTGCGCCATGCGTAA
- a CDS encoding TOPRIM and DUF927 domain-containing protein: MRSIELIREVTHAAAGNWPVVLAGLNIDVPDSPRKHAACPACGGKDRFRFDDNGRGSFICNQCGAGDGLDLIQKVSRCAATEAARMAADVLGIDYRATESDPEAASQRQSQLDTQRQHHEQERQQLATENAAQRRATFARLFDEMCQKSAQGESEYLISKGLDGLALPILPDGSLLLPLVDESGNVAAAQTITPQGEKRLLTGSAKRGAYHAVNAPEAPQCVLIAEGLATALTTHRMRPDALTVAAIDAGNLLPVAEVMRRKHPKAEIILCADNDHHDDQPNTGKLAAEKAAAVVAGWVAMPPGEHKVDWNDYHQHNGLETATAAFKDSMYQPQGDAVKAQPHAIEDGRITARDSDPLKPRVESRKEGIFWVTPKLDKDNGEVINNESWLSSPLEVIGTGRDDKDQYLVLRWLAFGSNLPTTAAVPLADIGEREGWRTLKAGGINVTTKSSLRAILADWLQRSGSRQIWRVAHATGWQCGAYIMPDGEIIGEPEHPVLFSGRSSAASGYTQKGTVESWRGSVARLADGNYSMMAAVGAALAAPLLGLCGADGFGLHFYEQSSAGKTTTANVAASLYGNPDLLRLTWYGTALGLANEAAAHNDGLMPLDEVGQGADPVSVSQAAYALFNGVGKLQGAKEGGNRDLKRWRTVAISTGEMDLETFIATAGRKTKAGQLVRLLNIPMSKAIRFHDHQNGKQHADALKDAWQHNHGTAGREWVKWLSGHQQQAIDTVRDCESRWRSLIPADYGEQVHRVGARFAILEAALLLGCVVTGWDAQSCRDAVQYTYNAWLREFGTGNREHMQIVEQTEAFLNAFGLSRFAPFPYSPGDLPIRDLAGYRHRGSHERDPVTFYTFPATFEREIAKGFNAKQFAEVLKKAGMLTPPTSGRGYQRKSPRIEGRQINVYVLNYLPEDDDQPEE; this comes from the coding sequence ATGCGTAGTATCGAGCTTATCCGGGAAGTGACTCACGCCGCAGCGGGTAACTGGCCTGTTGTTCTGGCTGGCCTGAATATTGATGTGCCGGACTCCCCGCGAAAACATGCCGCCTGCCCCGCGTGTGGCGGTAAAGATCGCTTTCGTTTCGATGATAACGGGCGCGGTAGTTTTATCTGCAACCAGTGCGGCGCAGGTGACGGGTTAGACCTGATACAGAAGGTTAGCCGTTGTGCTGCGACAGAAGCGGCGAGAATGGCCGCTGATGTGCTGGGTATTGATTACCGGGCAACCGAATCAGACCCGGAGGCGGCCAGCCAGAGGCAATCCCAACTGGACACCCAGCGGCAGCATCACGAGCAGGAGCGCCAGCAGCTGGCGACAGAGAACGCAGCGCAGCGCCGGGCTACGTTTGCACGTCTGTTTGATGAAATGTGCCAGAAGTCCGCTCAGGGCGAATCTGAGTACCTGATTAGTAAAGGGTTGGACGGCCTCGCCTTGCCCATTCTTCCCGATGGCTCGCTGTTGCTGCCGCTGGTGGACGAATCCGGCAACGTTGCCGCAGCGCAGACCATTACCCCGCAGGGAGAAAAGCGCCTCCTGACGGGTTCAGCGAAGCGCGGGGCTTATCACGCTGTAAACGCGCCAGAAGCGCCGCAGTGCGTCTTAATTGCCGAAGGGCTGGCTACCGCCCTGACAACGCACAGGATGCGCCCTGATGCGCTTACAGTGGCAGCAATCGACGCTGGCAACCTGCTTCCCGTTGCCGAAGTCATGCGCCGCAAACACCCAAAGGCAGAAATCATCCTTTGCGCAGACAACGACCATCACGACGACCAGCCAAATACCGGGAAACTGGCCGCAGAGAAAGCCGCCGCAGTCGTGGCGGGCTGGGTCGCAATGCCGCCCGGGGAGCATAAAGTCGACTGGAACGACTACCACCAGCATAACGGGCTGGAAACTGCTACAGCGGCGTTCAAAGATTCGATGTACCAGCCGCAGGGTGACGCCGTGAAAGCACAGCCACATGCCATTGAGGACGGCAGGATTACGGCAAGGGATAGTGACCCGCTAAAGCCGCGTGTTGAAAGCCGCAAAGAGGGTATTTTCTGGGTGACGCCAAAGCTGGATAAAGACAACGGCGAGGTTATCAACAACGAAAGCTGGCTGTCTTCCCCGCTGGAAGTTATCGGCACCGGGCGGGACGACAAAGACCAGTATCTTGTGCTCCGCTGGCTGGCCTTTGGTTCAAACTTACCCACCACCGCAGCCGTGCCGCTGGCTGATATCGGTGAGCGCGAGGGCTGGCGAACCCTGAAAGCCGGAGGGATCAACGTCACCACCAAAAGCAGCTTACGGGCAATCCTCGCTGACTGGCTACAGCGCAGTGGCTCACGACAGATATGGCGCGTTGCTCATGCCACAGGCTGGCAGTGCGGGGCGTATATCATGCCAGACGGGGAAATCATCGGGGAGCCAGAGCACCCGGTACTGTTCAGCGGGCGCAGTTCAGCGGCCAGCGGGTACACACAGAAAGGCACAGTCGAAAGCTGGCGCGGTAGCGTGGCGCGTCTGGCAGACGGTAACTATTCGATGATGGCAGCAGTCGGGGCAGCGCTTGCCGCTCCATTGCTTGGATTGTGTGGCGCTGACGGGTTCGGACTCCACTTCTACGAGCAAAGCAGCGCGGGCAAGACGACCACAGCAAACGTGGCCGCCAGTCTGTACGGAAACCCTGATTTACTCCGTCTCACCTGGTACGGTACGGCGCTGGGGCTGGCAAACGAAGCCGCCGCCCACAATGACGGGCTGATGCCACTGGATGAAGTCGGCCAGGGGGCTGACCCGGTAAGCGTCTCACAGGCCGCCTACGCGCTTTTCAATGGTGTGGGTAAGCTGCAGGGAGCAAAGGAGGGAGGGAACCGGGATCTAAAGCGCTGGCGTACCGTTGCTATCAGTACCGGAGAAATGGATCTGGAGACGTTTATCGCCACTGCCGGGAGAAAGACAAAGGCCGGGCAACTGGTGCGCCTGCTCAATATCCCCATGAGCAAGGCAATCCGCTTCCACGACCACCAGAACGGCAAGCAACACGCCGACGCCCTGAAAGATGCCTGGCAGCACAACCACGGCACAGCCGGGCGCGAATGGGTGAAATGGCTGTCAGGCCACCAGCAGCAAGCCATCGATACCGTTCGGGATTGTGAATCACGCTGGCGTAGCCTGATACCTGCCGATTATGGTGAGCAGGTTCACCGTGTTGGCGCACGTTTCGCCATTCTGGAGGCTGCTTTACTGCTGGGTTGCGTTGTCACCGGATGGGATGCGCAAAGCTGCCGGGATGCCGTACAGTACACCTACAACGCATGGCTGCGTGAGTTCGGCACCGGGAACCGGGAGCACATGCAGATTGTCGAGCAGACAGAGGCTTTTCTAAATGCTTTCGGCCTGAGCCGGTTCGCACCGTTCCCGTACAGCCCCGGCGATTTGCCTATCCGTGATTTGGCGGGGTACAGACACAGGGGAAGCCATGAACGTGATCCGGTTACCTTCTACACCTTCCCGGCTACATTTGAGCGGGAGATAGCCAAAGGATTTAACGCCAAGCAGTTTGCCGAGGTGCTGAAAAAAGCCGGGATGCTGACCCCGCCCACCAGCGGGCGAGGATATCAGCGTAAATCACCGCGCATCGAGGGGCGGCAGATTAACGTCTATGTGCTCAACTACCTGCCGGAGGACGACGACCAGCCAGAAGAATAA